From the Fulvia fulva chromosome 2, complete sequence genome, one window contains:
- a CDS encoding Alpha-L-rhamnosidase rgxB: MVPVVVILDIIVPVGVIHRFQKCGHNDASHRGRVVFGNETYHIKSVMNTTGLSNVDVDLHGTLLWDKNIPYWLNHSLPVGYQNQSSAWLFGGENIRWDGFGYGTLDGNGQVWYDFINGTNNYPGRPHQITITGTTSSVFERTRFVQSQMWTMTIIHSSDILLEDIYINSTDTKQAVGFAFSSLNTDGADTIYADNIMFRGWTVDNGDDSISTKANSTNILMENCDFYTGLGVAVGSIGQYEGRYEIVENVTARNITINNMRYGAYFKTWTGVSSGYPPNGGGAGLGYAANITFEDFTLNNASGILAVTQSTSYNSASGNCDTSEFNLRDVTLKNWAGTTTSGVMADIQCSAASPCTGFTIEDMGGIVDTVNATIPAIYLCDNVVDPVGFNCTGKPWEENPRR, translated from the coding sequence ATGGTCCCTGTCGTAGTAATTCTTGACATAATTGTCCCTGTCGGAGTAATTCACCGCTTCCAGAAATGCGGCCACAACGATGCTTCTCATCGCGGTAGAGTCGTCTTCGGCAATGAGACCTACCACATCAAGTCTGTCATGAACACGACAGGGCTCAGCAACGTGGACGTCGACCTTCATGGCACTCTTCTGTGGGACAAAAACATCCCATACTGGCTCAACCACAGTCTCCCAGTCGGCTACCAAAACCAATCCTCAGCATGGCTATTCGGCGGCGAGAACATCAGATGGGACGGTTTCGGCTACGGCACACTTGACGGCAATGGTCAGGTCTGGTACGACTTCATCAACGGCACAAACAACTACCCAGGACGACCACATCAGATCACCATCACCGGCACCACTTCTAGCGTCTTCGAGCGTACCCGCTTCGTGCAAAGCCAAATGTGGACCATGACAATCATCCACTCCTCCGATATCCTGCTGGAAGACATCTACATCAACAGCACCGACACCAAGCAAGCCGTCGGCTTCGCCTTCTCCTCCCTGAACACCGACGGCGCTGACACGATCTATGCTGACAATATCATGTTCCGCGGCTGGACCGTTGACAACGGCGATGACAGTATTAGCACAAAAGCTAACAGCACCAACATCCTAATGGAAAATTGCGACTTCTACACGGGCCTTGGTGTGGCCGTAGGCAGTATAGGCCAATACGAGGGACGCTATGAAATTGTCGAGAACGTCACTGCTCGCAATATCACCATTAACAACATGCGATACGGCGCATACTTCAAGACCTGGACCGGAGTCAGCAGCGGGTACCCACCCAACGGAGGTGGCGCTGGTCTAGGGTACGCTGCCAACATTACCTTCGAAGACTTCACGTTGAACAATGCGAGTGGGATCTTGGCTGTGACGCAGTCCACGAGCTACAACAGTGCGAGCGGCAATTGCGATACGTCAGAGTTCAATCTTCGAGATGTCACGTTGAAGAACTGGGCGGGAACGACGACGTCGGGGGTGATGGCGGATATTCAGTGCAGTGCTGCAAGTCCTTGTACGGGTTTTACGATCGAGGATATGGGTGGGATTGTTGATACTGTTAACGCTACGATCCCGGCGATCTATCTTTGCGATAACGTGGTTGATCCTGTTGGGTTTAACTGTACTGGGAAGCCATGGGAGGAGAACCCGCGGAGGTAG